The following proteins come from a genomic window of Mesotoga sp. UBA6090:
- a CDS encoding type IV toxin-antitoxin system AbiEi family antitoxin domain-containing protein has translation MRLLNSTSHQLPQKKIIKIDELKDMGYSFYRIKKLVEENILKKLTRKSYENLIYEGDESDFYYVDAYVPRGVICLISSAIYWQLTTERSRAIDVAIPRSDRFYTKPEWPQIQLYYYSDMRYKIGIVTIDEDSNQFSIYDPEKTVIDILQYRERLGIEVAKEVLVQYLAKKNRNLNKLYRYAKELGNSKTLRTYLEVLL, from the coding sequence GTGAGATTATTGAACTCAACAAGTCACCAACTGCCTCAGAAGAAGATTATCAAAATAGATGAACTCAAAGATATGGGATATAGCTTCTATCGTATCAAGAAGCTTGTCGAGGAGAATATCCTTAAGAAACTGACGCGCAAAAGCTATGAAAATCTAATCTACGAGGGTGATGAATCGGACTTTTACTATGTTGATGCTTATGTGCCAAGGGGCGTGATCTGCCTGATTAGCTCGGCAATCTACTGGCAGCTTACCACAGAGCGTTCTAGAGCAATAGACGTAGCGATTCCTAGGAGCGACAGGTTTTATACGAAGCCAGAGTGGCCCCAGATTCAACTTTACTATTACAGCGACATGCGCTACAAAATCGGAATCGTGACTATTGACGAAGACTCGAATCAGTTCTCCATTTATGACCCGGAAAAGACAGTAATCGACATTCTTCAATATCGCGAAAGGCTCGGAATAGAAGTCGCAAAGGAAGTGCTTGTTCAGTATCTCGCAAAAAAGAATCGAAACCTGAACAAACTGTACAGATATGCCAAGGAGCTCGGAAATTCAAAAACACTGAGAACCTATCTGGAGGTACTGCTATGA
- a CDS encoding type IV toxin-antitoxin system AbiEi family antitoxin domain-containing protein, which translates to MRIDILDKLAKKGDVFTINDIANEFNIQRNVLWVMLSRLEKGGWIKRIERGKYLIVPLGREKDKYTVNEFLIGSLLVDPYAIAYWSALNHYGLTEQLPNTVFIETTSRKDIREKRIIGIRYKIVRIKEHKFFGIGKTWIDSDQINITDKEKTIVDCLDKPQYCGGIVEVAKAIKSGEYDKYRLAEYTKEINNTGVIRRLGYLCDYLDLDINLPAINTRSYVYLDPTMTHEGPKDSKWMLIVNLDEKILGDLE; encoded by the coding sequence ATGAGAATAGACATTCTAGACAAATTAGCCAAAAAGGGTGACGTGTTTACTATAAACGATATAGCTAATGAGTTCAATATTCAAAGAAATGTCCTTTGGGTAATGCTTTCTAGGCTGGAAAAGGGAGGGTGGATAAAAAGAATCGAGAGAGGAAAGTATCTGATAGTACCTTTGGGAAGAGAAAAGGACAAATACACTGTAAATGAATTCCTTATTGGTTCATTGCTCGTAGACCCATATGCGATAGCGTATTGGTCTGCTTTGAACCATTATGGATTAACTGAACAACTACCAAATACCGTATTCATTGAAACAACTTCGAGAAAGGACATACGGGAAAAGAGAATCATTGGTATCAGGTACAAGATAGTAAGAATAAAAGAACACAAATTTTTCGGTATAGGAAAGACCTGGATAGATTCCGATCAAATAAACATAACAGATAAAGAAAAAACAATAGTAGACTGTCTGGACAAACCGCAATACTGCGGTGGCATTGTAGAAGTGGCAAAAGCCATAAAAAGTGGAGAATATGATAAGTATAGACTAGCTGAATACACAAAGGAAATCAATAATACAGGTGTCATTAGGAGACTGGGTTATTTGTGTGATTATCTAGATTTAGATATAAACCTTCCCGCTATCAATACAAGAAGCTATGTATATCTTGATCCAACAATGACACATGAAGGGCCAAAGGATTCAAAATGGATGCTCATAGTAAATCTGGATGAAAAAATACTGGGAGATTTGGAATGA
- a CDS encoding nucleotidyl transferase AbiEii/AbiGii toxin family protein, translating into MNNAASVKARLRNLAEKQGRSYQDLLQIYALERTIYRLSLSPHRDKFTLKGGIFLYALFEGRFPRSTTDIDLLGQRISNELESLDKVFNDIFSLNADDGIRFDLESMNLRTIADTKQHPGTRVTITAYMERTRLSITVDVGFGDCITPERVQMEFPVLLNDPEPVVFAYSKESVIAEKLEAIASLGFLTSRYKDFYDIFLLCKFFRFDGATLQAAIKETFRNRSTPIEDIVAFEKQFISDSLHQRRWTAFAKKKNTTFDTSLEEVIGQIKNFLIPVLEALQRDEIFGLHWEPDDLSWK; encoded by the coding sequence ATGAACAATGCAGCATCTGTAAAAGCCCGGCTGAGAAATCTGGCCGAGAAGCAAGGCCGGAGTTATCAGGATCTACTGCAAATCTATGCGCTTGAGCGAACCATCTACAGATTATCCCTGTCTCCCCATAGAGACAAATTCACATTGAAAGGCGGGATCTTTCTTTATGCGCTATTTGAAGGGCGGTTTCCCCGCTCAACAACCGATATAGATCTGCTGGGGCAGAGGATCAGCAATGAATTGGAATCTCTCGATAAGGTTTTCAATGATATCTTCTCGCTAAATGCCGACGATGGGATACGCTTTGATCTGGAAAGTATGAACCTACGTACCATTGCAGATACAAAACAACACCCGGGTACTCGCGTAACCATTACGGCCTACATGGAGCGAACAAGACTATCCATAACCGTCGATGTCGGATTTGGTGATTGCATAACACCCGAGAGGGTTCAGATGGAATTCCCGGTTCTACTGAATGATCCGGAGCCGGTCGTCTTTGCATACTCAAAAGAATCGGTTATCGCGGAAAAACTAGAAGCGATAGCTTCGCTGGGTTTCCTGACCAGTCGCTACAAAGACTTCTACGACATCTTCTTGCTGTGCAAGTTCTTTCGTTTTGATGGCGCAACTCTACAGGCCGCAATTAAGGAAACATTCAGAAATCGGAGCACTCCGATTGAAGACATCGTCGCATTCGAGAAGCAATTCATTTCCGATTCACTCCATCAGAGAAGATGGACAGCCTTCGCCAAAAAGAAAAACACTACGTTTGATACATCTCTTGAGGAAGTTATAGGCCAAATCAAGAACTTCCTAATCCCTGTACTTGAAGCCTTGCAGAGAGATGAGATCTTCGGCTTACACTGGGAGCCTGATGACCTAAGCTGGAAATAA
- a CDS encoding nucleotidyl transferase AbiEii/AbiGii toxin family protein gives MLSTDRLSSQTLNLLNILESKLPDFYLAGGTALAMYYGHRVSFDLDFFTAESYRPEALLEYLKQLGVSIESVRIQTGTLEAEIEGVRASFFEYHYELVEPFNKYRSLDVASVIDIAAMKLSAIAARAEKKDYFDFAGILKRESPERVLRAFVKKYGKEVDLYHIIRAVTFFDDVEDSPDPLEAVLSWKEVKERLEAKSKELFDLAKSLFRPEYD, from the coding sequence ATGCTTAGCACCGACAGACTTTCATCACAGACTCTGAATCTTCTGAATATTCTTGAAAGTAAACTCCCCGATTTTTATCTTGCAGGGGGCACAGCTCTGGCGATGTACTATGGACATCGAGTGAGTTTCGATCTGGATTTCTTCACAGCTGAGTCTTATAGGCCAGAAGCGCTGCTGGAGTATTTGAAGCAGTTGGGCGTTTCTATAGAGAGTGTAAGGATACAGACAGGTACACTTGAAGCTGAGATCGAGGGTGTTCGTGCGAGCTTTTTTGAATATCATTACGAGTTAGTTGAGCCTTTCAATAAGTATAGATCGCTTGATGTGGCTTCGGTAATCGATATCGCCGCTATGAAGCTGAGCGCTATCGCTGCAAGAGCAGAGAAGAAAGATTACTTCGATTTCGCTGGAATTCTGAAGAGAGAGTCTCCGGAAAGAGTTCTTCGAGCTTTTGTCAAGAAGTATGGTAAAGAAGTCGATCTTTACCACATAATACGGGCTGTAACCTTTTTCGATGACGTGGAGGACTCCCCGGATCCATTAGAAGCAGTTTTAAGCTGGAAAGAAGTGAAAGAACGTTTGGAAGCGAAAAGCAAAGAGCTATTCGATTTGGCGAAGAGCTTATTTAGACCCGAATATGACTAG
- a CDS encoding nucleotidyl transferase AbiEii/AbiGii toxin family protein produces MIRPQEIKEKSAQMGVPISAIERDYVQNWILKHLREIDMVLKGDTGIRKAYFENYRFSDDLDFTLLNEVETDELNAQITTAAERTQEESGISIIN; encoded by the coding sequence ATGATTAGGCCACAAGAAATAAAAGAAAAATCTGCTCAAATGGGAGTACCAATTTCGGCCATAGAAAGAGATTATGTACAGAATTGGATATTAAAGCATTTAAGAGAAATAGACATGGTTCTGAAGGGTGACACAGGCATTAGAAAAGCCTACTTTGAGAATTACAGATTCTCAGATGATCTCGATTTTACTTTGCTTAATGAAGTAGAGACTGATGAACTCAACGCCCAGATTACTACTGCCGCAGAAAGAACACAAGAGGAAAGTGGAATAAGCATCATTAATTGA
- a CDS encoding DUF6922 domain-containing protein, whose translation MALKLRTTCFWDVDIKKLDREEDKFFIISRVLEYGTMEDVLNLISEYDSQEIAQVVRRSRIIGRPTANFWSLILDIPKSEIARCLAPTDFHHRL comes from the coding sequence ATGGCTTTGAAGTTGAGGACTACGTGTTTTTGGGATGTGGATATCAAGAAACTGGACAGAGAAGAGGACAAGTTCTTCATTATCTCTAGGGTTCTGGAATACGGGACGATGGAGGATGTTCTCAATCTTATTTCTGAATATGATTCGCAAGAGATTGCGCAGGTTGTTAGAAGAAGCAGAATAATTGGCAGACCAACCGCCAATTTCTGGAGCCTTATTTTGGATATTCCTAAATCGGAGATAGCCAGATGCTTAGCACCGACAGACTTTCATCACAGACTCTGA